GTCCCCGGAACAGCAATCATATCAAGACCAACAGAACAAACAGCGGTCATGGCTTCTAATTTTTCTATACACAAAGAACCCTTTTTAACAGCATCTATCATTCCCAGATCTTCGCTTACAGGTATAAATGCTCCACTTAAGCCTCCCACTCTTGAAGATGCCATAGCACCTCCCTTTTTAACAGCATCTGTTAACATAGCAAGGGCACCTGTTGTACCGGGAAATCCTACAATAGGCACTCCAATAGCTTCCAAAACCTTTGCTACGCTATCATTTTCTCTTGGAGTAGGAGCAAGAGAGAGATCAACAGATCCAAATCTAATGTTTAAAATCTTAGCAGTCTTTTTTCCCACCAATTCTCCTAATCTCGTTATTTTAAAGGATGCCCTTTTGATATGTTCTGCTAATTCCAAAAGATCAGAATTCTCATTTCTTTTTACAACGCTTTCAATCACACCAGGACCTGAAATCCCAACATTTATAGAATGATTGATTTCTCCTATACCATGGAAAGCCCCCGCCATAAAAGGATTATCGTTTACAGCATTTGCAAAAACTACAAATTTAGTACAACCAACACCATCTCTTTCGCTTGTTGCCAATGAAGTCTCTTTAAGCATTATAGAAACCTCTTTAATTGATGACACGTTAATACCATATTTACTGTTTCCAGCTTCACATGAAGCACAAATTCTTTCAGTAGATGATAAGATCTTTGGAAGAGCTGAAAAAAGAACCTTATCTTGAGGTGACATGCCCTTAGTTATAAAAGCTGAAAAACCACCCAAAAAATCAATATTTATTTCCTTCAGAGCTTGATCCATCTCTTTTGCTAATTCGACGTAAAATTCAGGCTCACTTCTAGGAAGGGCAACTGTAATCGGAGTTATACTAATTCTTTTATTTACAATACTGACCCCTAGTTCTTCCTCTACTTCTTTTGCTGCAGAAACAAATTTTTTACCCAAATCAGATAAAAAATTACATATTTGACTAGTAGATTTTAAATTTAACTCCGGGTTTAGCAAACTTATCCCCAAAGTCAACGTTCTAATATCAAGCATTTGATCATATAGCATTTCCGAAGTTTCTAAAATTTCATCTATACTTAAATTTGAATTAAACATTACTTATATCCTATGCATAGAATAAAATAAGTCTTCATGGTGCAGATCAATTCTTACATCGATCTGTCTTGAAACGTTTTCAAGCTCTCTTCTCAAATCTGACATAGAAATTTCAGATTTTGACATATCTACCAACATTGTCATAGTAAAAATTTTAGTATCAAGAACCTTTTGGGTTATATCTTCAATGTTTATGTTATTTTCATATAAAACTTTCGCAATATTATAAACAATACCGACTTTATCTTCACCCAGAACCAATATTACTGCTCTTTTTTTCATTAAATTAAACTCCTAATCAACTTTTTTGGTAGCGGCGAAGAATCGCTTAAAATAATTTTCTTCTCCTTTAAATGATTCCTAAGGTATTTCGGCAAAGAAAAGCAGTGTACATGTGTCTCTTTATCGTAAAATCTCGTCTCAACATTTCTATCAAGTAAGATTTTATCAATTTTATCAAGATCGTCAAAAGGACTAAAATAATCCGATGCCCAAACAAAACCCCATGTTTCATCAAAAGATTGTACATGAGCGCTATATGAATTCACAATTTTAAAAACTTCACTAGCAGTATGATTTACTGCTATATGGGCATTATCGAAAAAAGGAGTAATTGAAGCAGCTTGATAGATTAAAATGCCCTTTTCTGAAAGTCTTTTTTTTAAAACGCTCATAAATTCCTTTGTAAACAAAAATTTTGCAGGGCTATCGTCTAATGGATCAGTTAAGTCTACTATTATTACGTCATAGTGTATACCACTATCCAGTTCAAGAATATACTTCTTTGCATCTTGTATTATCAGATTCGTTCTTTGATCCTCAAAGGAATCGCTGCACCATTCTTGTAAGTATTTTTTGCTAATATCAACTACGAGATCGTCTAGCTCAATCATGTCAACCCTCTTAACACAAGGGTGTTTTAAAACTTCCCTTAAGGTAGCTCCTTCTCCACCTCCAAGTATTGCCACTTTCTTTGGTTCAGGATGCACAACCATAGCAGGATGGACAAGCGCTTCATGATAAATAAATTCATCGATCTGAGCACTTTGTATTTTGTCATCTAAAATTAAAATCTTGCCAAATATGGGGTTTTTTACTATAAAAACCTTCTGAAACTTTGACTTACCAGAAAACAATACATCTTCAACGCACAAAGTATGAAAATCATTTTCTACAATTCTATTTATGGCAAAAAGAGGACATTTTTCGCTTATATTCAAAAACCACCTCTCAAAATTTTTTTAAATTATAATACAACTCCAATTAAAAATCAAAAAACTAAAAAAGAAAAAGAAAAGAAAGCCTTTTAGACTTTCTTTTCTATAAAACGATTAAATATTTTTTAAATTTATTCCTCTAACGTAGACAGATCTCCAACTGGTTGACCTAACTCTTGAGCACGTAGAACTCTTCTCATAATCTTGCCCGATCTTGTTTTGGGCAACGATTCCACAAATTGAATCTCTGCTGGCTTTGCAATAGGACCTAATTCATGTCCTACGTGATTTTTCAATTCTTGAGCAAGCTTCTCTGAGGGTTCATAACCAAACTTTAATATAACAAAAACTTTTATAATATTACCTTTCAATGGGTCAGGTTTTCCTATAGCTGCAGCTTCAGCTACAGCAGGATGGGAAACCAAAGCACTTTCTATTTCTGCAGTACCTAACCTGTATCCCGCAACCTTTATTACGTCGTCTACCCTACCAATAATCCATATGTAGCCATCTTCGTCTTTTTTAGCTGAGTCTCCAGCAAAATAAACTCCAGGAAATCTGCTCCAATATTGTTGCTTATATCTTTCCGGATCTTTGTAAACTGTTTGGAGCATGGCAGGCCATGGAGTTTTAATGACAAGAAAGCCTTCTTCGCCCGGTTTCACGCTTTCCCCTTCTTCATCTACTACGTCTACTACAATACCAGGAAATGGTTTAGATGCTGATCCAGGCTTTAACGGAGTGCAAGGCAAAGGAGTAATAATATGCATTCCGGTCTCAGTTTGCCACCAAGTATCCATTATTGGACACCTTTCCTGACCTATTATTTTGTAAAACCAAAGCCATGCTTCAGGATTTATTGGCTCTCCTACACTACCTAATATTCTCAAAGTAGATAGATCTCTTCTATTTACCCATGAAGAGCCATATCTCATGAGGCTCCTGATAGCAGTAGGAGCAGTATAAAAAATAGTTACGTTATGTCTTTCTACTATAGACCACCATCTATCAGGCAGCGGGTAAGTTGGTGCACCTTCATACATTACAGTTGTAGCTCCGTTGAGAAGAGGACCATATACTACATAGCTGTGCCCCGTAACCCATCCTGAATCAGCAGTGCACCAATGTGTATCCTCTTCTTTCATATCAAAAACCCACTTGGTAGTTATATACGTCCCTACCATATATCCACCGTGTGAATGAACTACCCCTTTTGGCTTTCCTGTAGTTCCTGATGTATACAGTATAAACAAAGGATCGGTAGCATCCATTTCTTCTGCATCACATTTTGGAGAAGCAATGGGCAAAGCCATTAATTCATGGTACCACAAATCCCTTCCAGGAGTCATGTCCACATCAGCACCAGTCCTCTTAACCACAATTACAGAGATTATGCTCGGACATTTAGAAACTGCTTCATCGACAATATTTTTTAGCGGCACTACTTTCCCGTTATAAAATCCTCCATCAGCAGTAACTACTATCTTAGATTCCGCATCGTTGATTCTATCTCTCAAAGCCTCAACGCTAAAACCAGCATAAACTAGAGTATGAATAGCACCAATTTTCGCAGCAGCAAGCATTGCAATCATCTGTTCTGGAATCCTGGGCAAATATATGCTTACCCTGTCTCCCTTTTGAACTCCCATAGCCTTTAAGACGTTAGCAAACCTATTTACTTCTCTCTGCAATTGAAGATAAGTGTAAGTTCTTACTTCGGCATTTTCTCCTTCCCATATGAGAGCCAATTTGTTCCTTCTCCAGGTGTTTACATGTCTGTCAAGCGCGTTATAGGCAATATTGGTTTTACCACCTACAAACCATCTTGCAAATGGATACTCCCATTCCAAAACTTTGTCCCAGGGCTTAAACCAACTCAATTCTGAGGCAATTACAGACCAAAACGATTCAGGATGTTCTGCCGCATACTGATAAATCTCATCATAGTTTTTTACATGTAATTTGGATTTTAACTCCTCAGAAGGATAAAAAAACTCCCCATTGTGATTTGTGGACATCTTTCTCCTCCTTTTAAATTGTTAGAATTGTTTGAATATTGTAACAATATTATTTTCACTTTGTCAAACGATGGAATTTTTTCTGTGATACAAATTTTTAAGAAATATCTAATTTAAGTATGCATTAACTTAAATAAGGAGGGGCCACAAAAGAAGTTAATAATACAAATAATCAACCTATGTTGTTAACTTAGAATATTGTAATTTCAATAATTTTTTAAAATCTATAATTTATTAAGCCAAAAGCTAAAATCTCTGCCAGGAACAAAAATATCAAGGCCTATTGAAGGTTCATCTAATACGTTTACAACAGTGTGTATTTCGTTTGGTTCTATATAAACGCAATCATTTTCCGATAGTACAACTTCGCCATCCTGGTTTTTTACAGACATTTTACCCTTTAACACAACTAAAATTTGAGCGCTAGGATGAAAGTGTTCTGGAGAAGAATGATGTGGAGGCTTTACAAAATGTTCTATTGATATGGATTCTTCGTTGCAAAGACTTGTGCGCTTCCAATCCTTTTGAGGTTCGTAGCTTTGTGCCGAACTAAAAAAAATAGGTTTCATTATTTACACCTCCTTTTAACAAAAATTTGTATCTAAAAGCAATTTCACTTAATTAGATTGTACTACAAGTGCTAAAAATTAGATATATTAATTGAAGTCAAACAGACACAATATTAGTAATAAGTTTTTTTATATTATCTTTGCCGCTTTTAACATAATTAAAATAAAATCCCATTTGACCAATTTCACTAAATAAATAATTTCTTAAAATATTAAATTCTTTGCCTTTTGGTTCAATGTTATAAGTAGAAACAGCAACTTCACTAAGATGTTTAATAGAAGACTTGGCTGCAAATACTGTTAAAACATAGTCATGATCCCCAAGATGAGTAATAAACCATTCTGGATAAAATGGTTTAGGAAGAGTAAAATTACCATCATTATCATAATCCAAAAAACCATTCTTAACAGGATCTATACCTGCAAGAATTGATCCAGCAAGAATCCATGTAGCCACTAACTTTTCTCCTTCATGACTACCAGGATGCTCATGAGCGCAAGCCTGTGCAATTACAACTTTAGGCTCAAAACCTCTCTTTATAGCTTCAGCAATACTATAGATATGGTGTTCACCAGTCTTACAGAATTGAAGTTCTGGCCTGGAAGAACCTTCATCTAACCATTGAAAAACCCAGGGCTTTTCAAGATCGTGAAGAACTTGTGCAGCTATAACTACATCGTTATCTAGTCCTTCCTTAAAGCACCATTCATAATTCTTTATGATCCCTTTTGCATTGCCCAAATTTTCAGCAACATGAACCACAAGACCACCAGGATAAGAATGATGAGATTCATACCCACTTCCAGGAGAAGCTAAAGAGGAATACTCTTTAATTGGCTTAGGAAAATCCCAGGTTTTTTCTACAAATCCTCTGTCTATAATTAAATTTTTAATTTTTTCTAATTCGCTTGAGTTGTAGTCATAGTAAAAAGTTGGTACAGGATTTAACCATGCCTGTTTTAGCTTGTTTTTCAATTCTAAATCTTTAACTTTATCAATAAGTTCTAAATTAAAATTCCAGCATTTTTGAACTAAATTTGAATTTTTAGCCATTTCTTCTGGAGTCATCGTCAAACAATCTTTAAAGCTAATACTTTTTGTAGAAGCAAAGCTCTCATCTTGGGGCCATATTAAATCCTTTGTCACAAAGGTCGAAGCCCCTAAGATTGCAATTAATTTAAAAAAATCTCTTCTGTCCATGTGTAACCCCTCTTTCTTAAATTTTTTAGCAATAAAATTATCAAAAAATTAAATAAATATGACATTCTTTAATAAATTTAATAGTTCAAAAAACTAAGCCAGCAAAAACTTCGCTGGCTTAGTTATAGAAAATTAAAGTTAAGATATAGGCTTAACACCTAATTTTCAATTTATACAACGTGTAGTTTTAAACTTCTTGCCATTTTTTCATATGAGTATTCTTTATAGTATGCTTGCAAATAAGACCTTGCTTCTTCTTTTGACATTGTAGGGTTTTTATAGCTTTTGATGTTCAAAAAAGACAACATAACGTTATAAAGTTCAGTATTCTCAATCCTTCTTGATGGCAAGAGTTCTCTAGAGCGATAACCATAAGCCATCACAACCTGATCCTCACCAGTGTGAGTTGTTGAAACAAAATAAATATTACCCCTACGAAGCAAGGCTTTTCCTTTTTGATCTCCATCTTCTGATACCTGATATGCACATTTTGCAAGCACAGCCCCAAGAGCACACGATTCGTAAGCACGATATAGATAATTTCCAGTAACACCGTTATATTCAGGACTTCTTGAATCTATAATCATTTGTGCTTCATCTGGATCTATATAAAAACCTGTATAATATTCAACTATATCTTGAACTTCTTTAGGACTTTTATTGTCAATTTTCTTAGCAATGTAAGGTATGCTTGCTTTTACCTGCTTATACTTTAAAAATGCCTCAGTAGAGTCATTATAATCTGCTCCAGTTCCAAATACGTTAAAACCGCCTGTTCCATGATCACTTGTTACAATAACAAGTGTTTTTGGATTATTTTTAATATATTGATCAACAACATCTAAAACTTGATCAAGCTCTGCTGTATCCATCATAGCCCCATATGCGTCATTTGCATGATTCGCATGATCAATTCTACCAGCTTCAATCTGTAAAACAAAGCCCTTTTTTGATTGTTGAAGCTTCTTGAGAGCAACTGCGCTCATAAGAGCAAGAGAAGGTTGACTGTCAAGATTTTTATCATTTAGTCTATCAAGGTAATAATCAATGTGTGATTTGTTGAAAAGTCCTAAAATTGTCTTACTATAGTCTATATTTTTTAATTGATCTTTTGTGGTAAATATTTGATATCCTTCTTTTTTGAAATCAGACAAAGTGTCGCTCTTCAACTTTGGATTTACCTCTTTGCTAAAGTATTTTAAACCACCACCCATAAGCACATCAGGTTTCAAAACTAGAGCATCCAAAGCAATATTAGCCTCATCGTCTCTATCTTTGTTGTGAGAATACCATGCAGCTGGAGTAGCATGAGTAACACGCGTTGTAGTAACAAATCCAACCTCATAACCATTTTCTTTTGCAAGTTCCCCTATTGTTCTAAGCACTTGACCATTCGGTAAAACGCTTAGAAAATGGTTTGCACCCTTCGATCCTGTCGCCCACGCAGCACTGGCAGGCGCAGAGTCGGTAACTACGCTTGTTAGTGATTCCGTACCCATATAGGTGATTGTATTATCTGGATCTCCAAACTTTTTATAAAAAGTAGTAGTTTTTCCCACGTTGCTTCTTAAACTGTTTAGAGCTGTCAAAGTTGATATAGGCATGCCATCACCAACAATAAAAACTATTCCAGGTTTATCAGTTTTTTCAAATTTTATTGTCTCTCCTACTTGGTCGATCTGATTAGCATAAACTGATGGATTAATTAAAAGCGTAGCAAGCGTAGCACCAAAAACCTTAATTGCTTCTCTACGGCTAATTTCCATAAAATTTCCCTCCTAAAATTTTTAAAAATTTTGACTAAAAAATTAGAAATTAACTTGATCCTTAAAATTAATATTATGGTCATATCTTTGATATATAGTTTATTAATTACATGTTAAAAAGATGTTATTATTAAGTTAATTTAAAGTTAAAGTCACAATTAAAAGATTTAAAAAATCTATTGAGCATCAAAAGGATATAACCTAAAATATATAAATATCTAATTATCTTTAAAAATTTTATTAAAGGGAGGTAAAGGGGTAAATGGAAGCTAATCAAAAAAAGATTAATCCTTGGGATGTCTATCCAGGCGCATTTATTGGTTGGATGGTGGACGGTTTTGATCTAAGCATGATGTTCTTGTTAATACCTATTCTTGCACCTCAGTTTTTCCCAAAGGAATCAGCATTTGCTATTATTGGGGTCTGGAGTATTTATACTATTACTCTTGTTTGTAGACCTTTAGGTGGCATTTTGTTTGGTATTCTTGGCGACAAAATTGGCAGAAGAAAAGCAATATTTGCTGCAGTAGCTGGTTTAGGAATTTCTGTCTTTGTTACTGGATTTTTACCAAATTATCATAGTATAGGAGTTTGGGCTCCAATTTTATTGACATTTTTAAGAATACTTACAGGAATATTTGCAGGCGGAGAATACAGCAATAGTGCAGTTATAATAGTAGAATCAGCAGAAAAAAATAAGAGAGGCCGTTGGGGAGGAGCAATCCAGGCAGGATATGCGGTAGGATTTTTGATTGCTGCAATATTATTTTTATTTTTACACTACGCAATTCCAAAAGAGAGCTTTGCAAATTATGGCTGGAGATGGATGTTTTGGTCTTCTATAGTCTTAACGGTAGTTGCACTTCTTGTTGTAAGATACAGAATGATAGAATCAGTAAGATGGGAAAAAGCAAAAGAAGAAGGCAAAACTAAGAAAATGCCTTTAATTGAAATTTTAAAAAGTGGGACA
Above is a genomic segment from Thermodesulfobium narugense DSM 14796 containing:
- a CDS encoding alkaline phosphatase, producing MEISRREAIKVFGATLATLLINPSVYANQIDQVGETIKFEKTDKPGIVFIVGDGMPISTLTALNSLRSNVGKTTTFYKKFGDPDNTITYMGTESLTSVVTDSAPASAAWATGSKGANHFLSVLPNGQVLRTIGELAKENGYEVGFVTTTRVTHATPAAWYSHNKDRDDEANIALDALVLKPDVLMGGGLKYFSKEVNPKLKSDTLSDFKKEGYQIFTTKDQLKNIDYSKTILGLFNKSHIDYYLDRLNDKNLDSQPSLALMSAVALKKLQQSKKGFVLQIEAGRIDHANHANDAYGAMMDTAELDQVLDVVDQYIKNNPKTLVIVTSDHGTGGFNVFGTGADYNDSTEAFLKYKQVKASIPYIAKKIDNKSPKEVQDIVEYYTGFYIDPDEAQMIIDSRSPEYNGVTGNYLYRAYESCALGAVLAKCAYQVSEDGDQKGKALLRRGNIYFVSTTHTGEDQVVMAYGYRSRELLPSRRIENTELYNVMLSFLNIKSYKNPTMSKEEARSYLQAYYKEYSYEKMARSLKLHVV
- a CDS encoding PFL family protein, whose protein sequence is MFNSNLSIDEILETSEMLYDQMLDIRTLTLGISLLNPELNLKSTSQICNFLSDLGKKFVSAAKEVEEELGVSIVNKRISITPITVALPRSEPEFYVELAKEMDQALKEINIDFLGGFSAFITKGMSPQDKVLFSALPKILSSTERICASCEAGNSKYGINVSSIKEVSIMLKETSLATSERDGVGCTKFVVFANAVNDNPFMAGAFHGIGEINHSINVGISGPGVIESVVKRNENSDLLELAEHIKRASFKITRLGELVGKKTAKILNIRFGSVDLSLAPTPRENDSVAKVLEAIGVPIVGFPGTTGALAMLTDAVKKGGAMASSRVGGLSGAFIPVSEDLGMIDAVKKGSLCIEKLEAMTAVCSVGLDMIAVPGTTSVDTISSIILDELSIGVFTNKTTGVRIIPVPGKKENDMAYFGGLLGYTPILSIKNAKKSKLIERGGIIPAPITSLRN
- a CDS encoding ACT domain-containing protein, translated to MKKRAVILVLGEDKVGIVYNIAKVLYENNINIEDITQKVLDTKIFTMTMLVDMSKSEISMSDLRRELENVSRQIDVRIDLHHEDLFYSMHRI
- a CDS encoding cupin domain-containing protein, translating into MKPIFFSSAQSYEPQKDWKRTSLCNEESISIEHFVKPPHHSSPEHFHPSAQILVVLKGKMSVKNQDGEVVLSENDCVYIEPNEIHTVVNVLDEPSIGLDIFVPGRDFSFWLNKL
- the speE gene encoding polyamine aminopropyltransferase, which gives rise to MNISEKCPLFAINRIVENDFHTLCVEDVLFSGKSKFQKVFIVKNPIFGKILILDDKIQSAQIDEFIYHEALVHPAMVVHPEPKKVAILGGGEGATLREVLKHPCVKRVDMIELDDLVVDISKKYLQEWCSDSFEDQRTNLIIQDAKKYILELDSGIHYDVIIVDLTDPLDDSPAKFLFTKEFMSVLKKRLSEKGILIYQAASITPFFDNAHIAVNHTASEVFKIVNSYSAHVQSFDETWGFVWASDYFSPFDDLDKIDKILLDRNVETRFYDKETHVHCFSLPKYLRNHLKEKKIILSDSSPLPKKLIRSLI
- the acs gene encoding acetate--CoA ligase — encoded protein: MSTNHNGEFFYPSEELKSKLHVKNYDEIYQYAAEHPESFWSVIASELSWFKPWDKVLEWEYPFARWFVGGKTNIAYNALDRHVNTWRRNKLALIWEGENAEVRTYTYLQLQREVNRFANVLKAMGVQKGDRVSIYLPRIPEQMIAMLAAAKIGAIHTLVYAGFSVEALRDRINDAESKIVVTADGGFYNGKVVPLKNIVDEAVSKCPSIISVIVVKRTGADVDMTPGRDLWYHELMALPIASPKCDAEEMDATDPLFILYTSGTTGKPKGVVHSHGGYMVGTYITTKWVFDMKEEDTHWCTADSGWVTGHSYVVYGPLLNGATTVMYEGAPTYPLPDRWWSIVERHNVTIFYTAPTAIRSLMRYGSSWVNRRDLSTLRILGSVGEPINPEAWLWFYKIIGQERCPIMDTWWQTETGMHIITPLPCTPLKPGSASKPFPGIVVDVVDEEGESVKPGEEGFLVIKTPWPAMLQTVYKDPERYKQQYWSRFPGVYFAGDSAKKDEDGYIWIIGRVDDVIKVAGYRLGTAEIESALVSHPAVAEAAAIGKPDPLKGNIIKVFVILKFGYEPSEKLAQELKNHVGHELGPIAKPAEIQFVESLPKTRSGKIMRRVLRAQELGQPVGDLSTLEE
- a CDS encoding MFS transporter, translating into MEANQKKINPWDVYPGAFIGWMVDGFDLSMMFLLIPILAPQFFPKESAFAIIGVWSIYTITLVCRPLGGILFGILGDKIGRRKAIFAAVAGLGISVFVTGFLPNYHSIGVWAPILLTFLRILTGIFAGGEYSNSAVIIVESAEKNKRGRWGGAIQAGYAVGFLIAAILFLFLHYAIPKESFANYGWRWMFWSSIVLTVVALLVVRYRMIESVRWEKAKEEGKTKKMPLIEILKSGTTLKEVLTGILFMVGMSWIYGLTLGFFPTVLALGKQFVFPQTLYVVIIALTAAVIGYLSSGFVSDYIGRRRTVITFSLIAIIISLFATQIISKTTNFTYCAVFASILGFFSAGLYGVTPTYLSERFSTHIRSTAVGISFNFGFIFGNWGTAILLFFTKITYPNFPIMWSAFIIFGEVLVMLSALLSKETKDIELH